The following is a genomic window from Chryseobacterium sp. StRB126.
ACCTTTAAAGCAGGTACATATTTTGATTTATTTTAAAAAATTATGATTCAGATAGACGATAAATTGATTTCTGAGGAAATCTTTTCCGAAGAATTTGTGTGCAACCTTACCAAATGTAAGGGGGCATGTTGTGTGGAAGGTGATGTTGGAGCTCCGCTGGACAAAAACGAGCTTGAAATACTGGACGGTATTTTTGACAAAATCAAACCTTATCTTACTCAGGAAGGCATCAAAGCCCTTGAAGAGCAAGGAACATGGACTACGGATCCACACGACGGAATGTATGTTACTCCCATGGTAGAAAACCGTGAATGTGCTTATGTAACTTTTGATGATAAAGGAATTACAAAATGTGGTATTGAAAAAGCATATGAAGATGGTGCAATAGACTGGCAGAAACCTATTTCATGCCACCTATACCCTATCCGTGTTACAGAATACTCTTCATTTACAGCTTTAAATTATCATGAATGGAATGTATGCAGCGATGCCTGTACGCTTGGAAAAGAGCTTCAGGTTCCTGTTTATAAATTCCTGAAGACCCCATTAATCAGAAAGTATGGCGAAGAATTTTACAATGTTCTGAGCGGTGCTGCCGATGAATGGAAGAAAGAATATGGTTCATAAGCAACCTTCTTTACATAAAAAAGCTGGAATGATTAATTTCCGGCTTTTTTATGTAATCAGGATGGAAGCTTGGAGATGGAAGATGGAGGTACTACTGAACCTTTATCATCCGATGGTCAGTCTAATCAATACTACTAAAATTGAATGATTGTCTTCAATAACTTCCAGCTTCCAGCATCAAGCTTCCTTACTTTAATTATTATTTAAAATCAGCATCCGATACTCCCGAATTCACTGTAATTTTAGTAGTTTTAATATTCACTTTCTGACCTGATCCTTCTGCTTCTACATCAGCCGGGAATTGTAACCCGTCTACAGTCATATAGCTTTTTACCGTTACATTTCCTTCTCCTGCAAGCGTTTTATATAAAAGTCCTGTTGCTACATCAAAATAAAACTTCCCTTTATCTGAAGCCAGTACATTATAGTCTTTACCATCCAGTTTCTCTACGGTAACATTTTGAAAAGTAGCTCCGTCAAATGCTAATGCATCTACAGGTCTTGCTTTTTTAAGCTCAGCAACTTTGTCTGCAGGAATGGCAGTTTTGTTTCCCATCTGGTCAAAGTATCCTTTTTCACCATCAAAAAACTGAACCATCTGCTGTCCCATCAGCGACTGTACAGACTTAAATTTGTTTCCCATTTTTCTGGTAGTCATGGTAATTTCCATTCCCTGAGCAGACATGGTATTTTCCATATAAAGAGTTTTTACGCCCTCTAGTTTTTCTTTTCCTCCTAATGCTTTAAAGTAATTATCCAATACTTCTTTAGCCGTTAACTTTGATTTTACAGCCTCCGTTGTTGCAGAAGCGGCATCTTTCTTCTGAGCTGCTGCCGGAACAGAGAAAAGTACGGCACAGAAAAATGGAATGATGATCTTTTTCATATATATAATAAGTTTAAAGGGTAAATATAGGAATATTGGCGGACATGGATACATTATGACTAATAAGTAATAAGCAATTGGTAACAAGTGATGATGGATAAATAATAAATGACGGATACCATGCTGAAAATACTCAGACAAAGAGCAAAAAGGGGCAAAAATCAAAAAAACCGCCAAAAATTGACGGTTTTGAAATATTTATATCTGAATATAATTATTTTTTAAGCTCTTCTAAAAATTCGTCGTGAGAAATTTTAGTTTCTTTTTTGCTAGCTTTTTCAAGAATAACATCTTTTAATTTAGCCATCGCAACTTCGGAAGAAATTTGTCTTACTTGCTCCTGATCTTTTAACATTTCAACAGCATATTTCTGGATCTCCTCATCACCTAGGTGGTGGATTCCGTAGATCGCCAATTGGTTTTTCACTAACTGCTCAGCCTGTGCCAATACATCAGCATAGTCAAGGTTAATTTCGTTATCAGTCATCAATTTACCTTCGATGATCTGGTATCTCAATTGGTTTTTCTCAGCTTCAAGGATTTCTTTAGCCTGCTCTTCAGACTGGATGTTCTGGTTAGAGAACATTAACCATTTTGTTAAGAAAGTTTCAGGAAGTGCTACTTCTTCTTTTTCAGTAACCTGCTCCAATACTTTATTCACGAAATGAACATCAGCATTTTGTTGGAAATATTCGTCTAATTCAGCTTTAACTTTATCTTTAAGTTCGTCTTCAGACTTAATGTTTCCTTCTCCGTATACTTTGTCGAATAACTCCTGGTTAAGTTCAGCTAAGTTTAATGAGTAGAAGTCTTTTACTTTTACTTCAATTTCATTGTGGTGTAGGTGCTCTACTTCTTCTTTGCTGAATCCTAATTCTTTAGCTAATTCTTCATCACCTGCAAGAGTTTCTTTAGTTACTTTTACAGATCCGTCCATTTTTAAAGCTTTTACCAATTTGAAAGCTTCTTTGTTTTCACCTGTAATAGTGATGTTTTTTGGGTGGTGGTGATGCTCTCCTTCAGCGTCTTCTTCCACAACTTGAGAAACCTCTAAAGCGATGTAAGAATCTTTAGTGATTTTATCTTGAGGAACCTGCTCAGCGAAACGCTTCTGCATGTTTTCAATACTCTTGCTGATTTCTTTTTCAGAAGCTTCTACTTTGTAGTGAGGTGCTTCATATTTAGCTAAATCTATAGTAAATGCAGGCTCATATCCTACTTCAAAAGCAACTTCCAATTGATCAGCATTGTAATCGAATTCGTTTACTGGCTGAGGAATAGGCTGACCAACTAATCTTAACTTGTTTTCGTTAACATAGTTGTTCAAAGCATCAGAAACCTGTCTATTGATTTCTTCAAATGCAATTCCTGCTTCATATTGTTTTTTAACCATACTCAAAGGCACTTTCCCTTTTCTGAATCCAGGAACTTGCGCATTTTTAGCATAATTAATCAATTGCTTCTCTACTTTTTCTTTGTAGTCAGATTTTTCCAATGTCACTGTAAGCAATGCACTTACATCATCATGGTTTTGTGCGGTAACCTTCATTATTGATTAAAATTTTAGGTTGCAAAAATATGAATTTTTTATGAGAATCACCCATTTAAAATCAACTAATACAGCCAAATATTGTTAAATAAAAAACCACCGAGAGTTTCGGTGGTTTAAACAAGATTAATTATTCCTAATTACTTAGGTTATATTTCGCTTCTGCATCGGTTTCCCCTCCTGTTACGCTTCCCCAGGCAGTTCCTGATTTAGCGTCATTTACACTTTGTGGAGAGTGAATAAGAGTTAATTTTAAGAATGGTGCATCACCGTTTACAGCTTTTACAACCGTCCATTTTGTTCTTAGCCCTACTCTTTTTCCATCACCTCTTAAATCACCTCCATCTTGTCTTTCCACTGTAATATTAGACTTTGGAAAATCAAAAATCAAAAAGTGCTCATTTTTGGCTTCAATAATTTCTTTAGTAGCATCTTCATTACCATTTCTGAATTTTGCTTCAACAGTGTAACTCTTCCCATCTTTAAGAGGAATAGTTGGTACTCCTCCGGCTCCAATACTATAGTCATACGAAATAGTATTGGTAGTTCCCTCTTCAGTTACCAACAGAACAATATTGGTAAGTTCTTCCTGAGGAAGGTCATCTTCTTCTGCAGAACCATTTCTCTGGCAGGAAATAACAGTAGTAACAGTAATAAATAAAGCCGCTAATAATTTGATAATATTTTTAGTATTGAATAGTTTGTTCATTTTTAAGAATTTTAAAATTGTAAAATTTTGATTGAATAGTTTTTAAAAACTTTAGAATTTGTATCTAAAGCTTAAAATAAAGTTTCTTCCGGTCTCATTCGCAAAGAATCTCAAACGGTTCAGGTACTCCCTGTATGAAGTATTGAACAGATTGTTTACAATAAGTCCTGCAGAAAAGTTTTTGCTAATATTGATTCCGGTCTGGATATTCCAAAGTGAATATCCGTTAGGTGGAGTACTGATATCCAGTATCTTGTCAACCAGCTCACCATTTTCATAAAGTTCCAATGGTACATTTCTGATCGGGAATCTGGTTTGCTTTAAAAATGTTTGGTTTTCAACAGTGAAATAGAAGTTATTCCATTTTTGTTTTTTAAACTGCAATGCATTGGAAAAATTCGGAGGCATCATTAGAATCAACGGTTCGTTGTTCGTGTCATCCTGTCCATAAACATAGCTTCCTTTTCCCACGTAGGTCAGGTCATCCGTCAGTTTCCAGTTAACATCTAAGTCAACTCCATACATTTTTGCATCAATCTGTTGGTATTCCCATTCCGGAAAAACACCTCTGATCGTAGCCTTAATTCCTACTGGAACTTCATTAATGAAATTTTTAGTTATGAAGAAATAAGGGTTTACAGAAACATTCAATCCTTTCAGAACATTGAATTTTGAATCAATATTCAGATTAAACTGATGTCCCTGTTCATTTTTCAAACTCATATCTCCGGTTTCAATTACTCCTGCAGAATGATGCAGACCATCTGAAAATAATTCTGCCACATTCGGTGCTCTTCCCACTTTCGCATAATTAAATTTCAGATCAAAGTTAGCATTGGGACGATATTCTAGCCCTGCATTGAAGGAAACATTGTTATAATTAAGCTGTGGACGAGTCAAAATCCTGTTCTGATCGGTTTTCACATAAAACTGTGGATAAGCATCCGCGTACGATTTTTCCCAATCACTTTTATCATACCATTTAGTCACGTCATAACGGGTAAAATCATATCTGGCTCCTGCTTCGAAATTGAAATCTGGAGAAATTTTATACTTCAAAACAGAATAAGCTCCTGCTGAATATTTATCATAATTTGGGATCAGACGTCTTGCTTTTGTTGCCGGATCTGAATAATTATTCTGAAAACTAGCATCAATTCCTGTCTCCAAAGACCACTTTCCTCTTTCTATCAAGTCGTTAATATTAAACTGATGGGTCATTAATTCTAGGTCAAGAGCCGGAGTATCTTTCAATTCTCCTCTTCTGATATCATATTCCTGTCTGTGATTATACTGATAACTGTATGTTGCAGACAATTTTCCTATATTTTCAAATCTTCTGAACGCGGAAACTTTGGCAATATGATGTTCAATAACCTGTCTCGGGTTATCAATATCATAACTAAACTTCCCTGAATAAACAGGAGGATTGGCATTCATTGCTCTTTCATAATCTCCGGTTGTAGAGACATGTGAATCTCTTAAAATCCCAATATTCTGATTGGTAAGATAATAATCGAATGAGATTCCTCTTTCAAAGGTATTATTCTGAACAGTAAAATTGAAAGATGAAAAATCCATTCCCGTATTTTTCAGATTATAATCAGGAGCCCTTTGATCCCCAAGTTTTTTGATGCTTCCACCTGATTTAACAGCCCAGCCGTTTTTCCAGGTCTTAGCAACATCTACATCCAATCCAAGCCCCCTTCCGTTAGAAATTCCGGTAAGTCCTATTGAACCTTTAATAGTATCCTTTTTAGGAAAAACTTCAGGTTCCATCACTACTACTCCACCTACCGCATCACTTCCATATTTCAGAGCAGACGCTCCTTTAATCACATCAATATGCTGAAAATTGTTGATATCAACATTGGGAGCATGCTCTACTCCCCATTCCTGTTCTGCCAATCGCACTCCATTATTTAAAATACTGATGCGACTTCCATACAAACCATGGATAACAGGTTTTGAGATATTATTCCCGGTTTTCAAAGCAGTCACCCCCGAAATTTTTGAAAGAATATTCCCAAGATTCTCCGTAGAGTTTCTTTCAAGTTCAGCTTTGTCCAGTGTTTTCATTACTACGGAACCTTTGTTTTTATGACTGCCGTGTAATGTAATGGTTTCTATATCACCCGAATGATGTTCTAAAGTAATGGTAATATGAAGATCCCGATCAACTCCTATATTTTCAGTATAATCATTGCAATCAGGATGTTTTGCAATGAGTGTATACTTCCCTGCAGGGATGTTGCTAAAGGAGAATATCCCTTTCTTATCTGTTTTCATTGTAAGATTTCCGATTTTCACCACTGCATTTTCCAGCATGGTTTTATCATGAAAATCCTGAACGGTTCCTTGTACAGTGTAAGTTTTCTGTGCACTCGTAAATACCGATCCACAAAAGATCAGCAACAGGCAATATATCAATTTCATTGTAAAATAGATTGATGATGTACCCGTTTAATGAGGGGTACATTTTCGTTAAAATTTGTTGAATGGGTTGGGCTTCCTTGTACAATGTATGATGTACAATAGAAATGCATTAATGATAATAAACTTGAAGTTAAAACATTGAAATAAGTAAGCAATCGAGTATTTTAAATTTATATGATTACCCATTACAAACTTGCTGCTGCTCTTCAGCCGCTTTGAATATTAAACTTCAAACCTTGACCATTAAACTCTAAAACATAGAGTTATAAACCCAATAAGAATGTATTGATTAGGAAATTGCGGGCGGCCCACGAAGCTGAAAGGTAAATTTGGTCTGAGACCAGATTTTTTCCTGAATAGCGATAATTTGCTTTACTTCGTGCGTGTAATGCTCAAAGCTAAAGCTGAATTCTTCAGGAGCTAAAGTATGTCCGGTTACCAAAAAGTGGCAAGCCAGACAATCGCCAGCTTTCTCTTTAGGTGTAGCTTTCGTCATTGAGTTTTCAACTTTCTTAAGGTTAAATGCCTTAAAATAGTCTACTGAATCATGATGGTGAAAACTCTGAGAAAGCAGCGCGATGAAGTATATCCCAAACAATAGCCTGGATATAAATACTTTTAAGTTTCTGCTTTCTTTAATCATAGTTCAAAATTATGAAAATAATTTAATACTTCGTGTTAATTTTGATTAGTGTGTTAATATTATTTAATTAAAATTCAAGTTAAGAACGTTTGCTGAGTGTTAACGCCTCTGCGAACGAAAAATTTCACATTTGAAAATGTCTTTGCGGTCTCTGCGTCAAGATATAAATGGGAAATTATTGATTACAGTACTAATCTTAAACCCATCCAAACCTTAGATAAAAAATTGGGACCCGTATCCCGAGTCCCAAATTTTAGTATTTTATATTAATCAAGCTGGGTTCCTAAGTATTCCCATTCCTGCAGAGCGTTCTCCAGCTCTTCTTTAGTTTTATTATATTTTTCCAAAGTTTCATCGGAAGGATTCTCTTTAGCGAAAGAAGCTTCCATTTCTTCTACTTTAGTTTCAAGCTCAGAAATTTTTTCTTCTACCTTCTTGATTTTATTCTGAATATTTTTCTGTTCTTTAGTGATAACATTCGATACCTGACTGGTACTAACAACAGGTTTTTCTTCTACCTTTTTAGGTTCTTCCTTCACATCACTATGAAGCTTCGCCTTTTCTGCAGAAATCTCTCTGATGCTTTCCTTTTGTCTGTATTCAAGATATTCGTTGATATCTCCCAGGAATTCTTTCATTTTCCCATCACGGAACTCATAGATTTTATCACAAAGTCCCTGAAGGAACTCCCTGTCGTGAGAAATCACGATCAATGTACCTTCAAAGTTCTGTAATGCCAACTTAATAATCTCCTTAGACTGAATATCCAAGTGGTTGGTAGGTTCATCCATAATCAACGTGTTGAAAGGACGAAGCAACAGTTTACAAAGTGCTAAACGGTTTCTTTCCCCTCCGGAAAGTACTTTTGTCTTCTTAGAAACAGCATCTCCCTGGAACAGGAAAGATCCTAATAAGTCTCTTACTCTAGGTCTGGTTTCTTCTGTAGCAGCATCTTCTGCTTCTTCAAGAACTGTTTTATTCGGTGTTAAAACCTCTTCCTGATTCTGTGCAAAATATCCGATGTTTACATTGTGGCCAAGATTCCAGGCTCCTGAATAATCTTTAATATCTCCTGCTAGAATTTTAGCTAGTGTTGTTTTTCCTTGTCCGTTTTGCCCTAAAAGTGCAATTCTGTCTCCTCTTTGAACAATAAAATCTACATCATCAAAAATTTGTTTCTGGCCGTAAGCTTTTCCAAGTTTGGCTGCTTCGAAAATCACTTTTCCAGGAACCATAGACTGTACGAAACGGATATTGAATTTTGAAACGTCTTCGTTATCTACTTCAATACGCTCGATTTTGTCTAATTTCTTAATAAGTGACTGGGCGAAAGATGCTTTTGTAGCGCTTGCACGGAACTTATTAATGTTATCTTCCATCTGCTTGATCTCCGCATCCTGATTCTTTTTAGCCTGAATCAGTTTTTCACGGCGGTCTTCACGCATTACAAGATATTTGGTATAATTGGCTTTATAATCGTCAACTTTCTTATTATTGATATCAAAAGTACGGTTACAAACCGCGGTCATGAACTGCTTATCGTGACTTACCAGAACAATTGCTCCCGGATAATCTTTTAAGAAATTTTCAAGCCAGATGATGGATTCCATATCCAGGTGGTTGGTTGGCTCATCGAGAAGCATGATATCATTCTTTTGAAGAAGAAGTTTTGCCAATTCGATTCTCATTCTCCATCCTCCTGAAAATTCATCAGTGATTTTTTGAAAGTCATCGGCTTTAAATCCTAAACCAAACAACACTTTTTCCATATCGCCTTCCAAATTGTAGGCATCATGGTTCATTAAAAGGTCATTCAGTTCGGTCATTTTATTAATCAAATCCGTGTATGAATCACTCTCGTAATCGGTTCTTACAGTCATTTGGTGATTAACCTCTTCAAGCTCATTCTTCCATGCATTAATTTGCTCAAAAGCCTGCATGGTTTCAGCCCAAACGGTTCTTCCCTTTACGAAATCAAGATCCTGCTTCAGGAAACCAATGGTAATGCTTCCTTCTGTTACGACCTCTCCTTCGTAGAAATTAATTTCTTTGGACAGCATTTTCAATAAAGTAGATTTTCCTGCTCCATTTTTTCCTACGAGCCCTACTTTATCATCCTTTTTAATGGTGAAATTTACGTTTTGAAATAAATAATTTCCTGAATGATGTAATCCTAAACTTTGAACCGAAAGCATTGTAATTAATAATTAGTAATGAATAATGAATTTTCGGGTGCAAAAATACGGAAAAAGAAATGAATAGCCCAGAAATAAAAAA
Proteins encoded in this region:
- a CDS encoding DUF3109 family protein — translated: MIQIDDKLISEEIFSEEFVCNLTKCKGACCVEGDVGAPLDKNELEILDGIFDKIKPYLTQEGIKALEEQGTWTTDPHDGMYVTPMVENRECAYVTFDDKGITKCGIEKAYEDGAIDWQKPISCHLYPIRVTEYSSFTALNYHEWNVCSDACTLGKELQVPVYKFLKTPLIRKYGEEFYNVLSGAADEWKKEYGS
- a CDS encoding trigger factor gives rise to the protein MKVTAQNHDDVSALLTVTLEKSDYKEKVEKQLINYAKNAQVPGFRKGKVPLSMVKKQYEAGIAFEEINRQVSDALNNYVNENKLRLVGQPIPQPVNEFDYNADQLEVAFEVGYEPAFTIDLAKYEAPHYKVEASEKEISKSIENMQKRFAEQVPQDKITKDSYIALEVSQVVEEDAEGEHHHHPKNITITGENKEAFKLVKALKMDGSVKVTKETLAGDEELAKELGFSKEEVEHLHHNEIEVKVKDFYSLNLAELNQELFDKVYGEGNIKSEDELKDKVKAELDEYFQQNADVHFVNKVLEQVTEKEEVALPETFLTKWLMFSNQNIQSEEQAKEILEAEKNQLRYQIIEGKLMTDNEINLDYADVLAQAEQLVKNQLAIYGIHHLGDEEIQKYAVEMLKDQEQVRQISSEVAMAKLKDVILEKASKKETKISHDEFLEELKK
- a CDS encoding ABC-F family ATP-binding cassette domain-containing protein, with the protein product MLSVQSLGLHHSGNYLFQNVNFTIKKDDKVGLVGKNGAGKSTLLKMLSKEINFYEGEVVTEGSITIGFLKQDLDFVKGRTVWAETMQAFEQINAWKNELEEVNHQMTVRTDYESDSYTDLINKMTELNDLLMNHDAYNLEGDMEKVLFGLGFKADDFQKITDEFSGGWRMRIELAKLLLQKNDIMLLDEPTNHLDMESIIWLENFLKDYPGAIVLVSHDKQFMTAVCNRTFDINNKKVDDYKANYTKYLVMREDRREKLIQAKKNQDAEIKQMEDNINKFRASATKASFAQSLIKKLDKIERIEVDNEDVSKFNIRFVQSMVPGKVIFEAAKLGKAYGQKQIFDDVDFIVQRGDRIALLGQNGQGKTTLAKILAGDIKDYSGAWNLGHNVNIGYFAQNQEEVLTPNKTVLEEAEDAATEETRPRVRDLLGSFLFQGDAVSKKTKVLSGGERNRLALCKLLLRPFNTLIMDEPTNHLDIQSKEIIKLALQNFEGTLIVISHDREFLQGLCDKIYEFRDGKMKEFLGDINEYLEYRQKESIREISAEKAKLHSDVKEEPKKVEEKPVVSTSQVSNVITKEQKNIQNKIKKVEEKISELETKVEEMEASFAKENPSDETLEKYNKTKEELENALQEWEYLGTQLD
- a CDS encoding TonB-dependent receptor yields the protein MKLIYCLLLIFCGSVFTSAQKTYTVQGTVQDFHDKTMLENAVVKIGNLTMKTDKKGIFSFSNIPAGKYTLIAKHPDCNDYTENIGVDRDLHITITLEHHSGDIETITLHGSHKNKGSVVMKTLDKAELERNSTENLGNILSKISGVTALKTGNNISKPVIHGLYGSRISILNNGVRLAEQEWGVEHAPNVDINNFQHIDVIKGASALKYGSDAVGGVVVMEPEVFPKKDTIKGSIGLTGISNGRGLGLDVDVAKTWKNGWAVKSGGSIKKLGDQRAPDYNLKNTGMDFSSFNFTVQNNTFERGISFDYYLTNQNIGILRDSHVSTTGDYERAMNANPPVYSGKFSYDIDNPRQVIEHHIAKVSAFRRFENIGKLSATYSYQYNHRQEYDIRRGELKDTPALDLELMTHQFNINDLIERGKWSLETGIDASFQNNYSDPATKARRLIPNYDKYSAGAYSVLKYKISPDFNFEAGARYDFTRYDVTKWYDKSDWEKSYADAYPQFYVKTDQNRILTRPQLNYNNVSFNAGLEYRPNANFDLKFNYAKVGRAPNVAELFSDGLHHSAGVIETGDMSLKNEQGHQFNLNIDSKFNVLKGLNVSVNPYFFITKNFINEVPVGIKATIRGVFPEWEYQQIDAKMYGVDLDVNWKLTDDLTYVGKGSYVYGQDDTNNEPLILMMPPNFSNALQFKKQKWNNFYFTVENQTFLKQTRFPIRNVPLELYENGELVDKILDISTPPNGYSLWNIQTGINISKNFSAGLIVNNLFNTSYREYLNRLRFFANETGRNFILSFRYKF